A DNA window from Sphingomonas profundi contains the following coding sequences:
- a CDS encoding acyl-CoA dehydrogenase family protein, which produces MSDTSDAVRDICDTIIKRVDRAYVAECGRKNELPTKLWEMWVDTGLLAMGLPEEYGGAGGSLHDIVLAIDLLHREALLLPLAVPNFMSREPLLRHASEEQKRRYLPPTATGEEFFSFGITEPDSGTNTFKIKTTAVRQEDGTYVLNGSKTYQTAFVESAHCLLVARTEAHDATDRKSGISLFIVDTKLPGISTTQMDIGMYLPEKNYVVYYDNVVLQPDALVGVEGKGLNILFDSLNSERLLVAAMNVGQADYVLNRAADYAKTRAPFGTPIGTYQSIQHPMARAKTYIEAGRTMMYLAAEKYDRGEPIGLEANMVKILTSEAFKMAAEIAMTTFGGAGVDVSQDILPFYIAAQNNTVAPVNNQIVLSYIAERALGLPKSY; this is translated from the coding sequence ATGTCCGACACGTCCGACGCCGTACGCGATATCTGCGACACGATCATCAAGCGCGTCGATCGCGCCTATGTGGCGGAATGCGGCCGCAAGAACGAACTGCCGACGAAATTGTGGGAAATGTGGGTCGATACCGGCCTGCTCGCGATGGGCCTGCCGGAGGAATATGGCGGCGCGGGCGGATCGCTGCACGATATCGTGCTGGCGATCGATCTGCTGCATCGCGAGGCGCTGCTGCTGCCGCTGGCGGTGCCCAACTTCATGTCGCGCGAGCCGCTGCTGCGCCATGCCAGCGAGGAGCAGAAGCGGCGCTACCTGCCGCCGACGGCGACGGGCGAGGAGTTCTTCAGCTTCGGCATTACCGAGCCGGATTCGGGCACGAACACTTTCAAGATCAAGACGACCGCCGTCCGCCAAGAGGACGGAACCTATGTGCTGAACGGTTCCAAGACCTACCAGACGGCCTTCGTCGAATCCGCCCACTGCCTGCTTGTGGCGCGTACCGAGGCGCACGACGCGACGGATCGCAAGAGCGGCATATCGCTGTTCATCGTCGATACCAAATTGCCGGGCATCTCCACGACGCAGATGGATATCGGCATGTACCTGCCGGAGAAGAACTACGTCGTCTACTACGACAACGTCGTATTGCAGCCGGATGCTCTTGTCGGTGTGGAGGGCAAGGGGCTGAACATCCTGTTCGATTCGCTGAATTCAGAGCGTCTGCTGGTCGCCGCAATGAACGTCGGCCAGGCGGACTATGTCCTCAACCGGGCGGCGGACTATGCCAAGACGCGCGCGCCGTTCGGAACGCCGATCGGCACCTATCAGTCGATCCAGCATCCCATGGCGCGCGCGAAGACCTATATCGAGGCGGGGCGTACGATGATGTATCTCGCCGCCGAGAAATATGATCGCGGCGAGCCCATTGGGCTGGAAGCGAACATGGTCAAGATCCTGACGTCCGAAGCGTTCAAGATGGCCGCCGAGATCGCGATGACGACGTTCGGCGGTGCCGGCGTCGATGTCAGCCAGGACATTCTGCCGTTCTACATTGCCGCACAGAACAATACGGTGGCGCCGGTGAACAACCAGATCGTGCTCAGCTACATCGCCGAGCGGGCGCTGGGCCTGCCGAAGTCCTATTGA
- a CDS encoding glucose 1-dehydrogenase — MARLEGKVAIVTGGARGQGEATARLFVREGASVIIADVLADAGQALASDLGGKAHFAALDVRDEEAWQQVVDDAMARFGPVNVLINNAAITFYSAVEETAKADLERVLAINLVGTFMGMKAVIPGMKAAGGGAIVNISSVNGLRGTAGMAAYDASKWGVRGISKAAALELAPWKIRVNSVHPGAIDTPMLNPDGALDSAQMARDYAIAYGRVGEPDEVGHASLFLASDDASYITGAELAVDGAWSSGLLVNSATLGHTE; from the coding sequence ATGGCAAGGCTCGAAGGCAAGGTCGCGATCGTGACCGGCGGTGCGCGGGGGCAGGGCGAGGCGACGGCTCGCCTATTCGTGCGCGAGGGGGCGAGCGTGATCATCGCCGATGTGCTCGCCGACGCCGGTCAGGCGCTGGCAAGCGATCTGGGCGGCAAGGCGCACTTCGCGGCTCTCGACGTGCGCGACGAGGAGGCGTGGCAGCAGGTCGTCGACGACGCGATGGCGCGGTTCGGGCCGGTGAACGTCCTGATAAACAATGCGGCGATCACCTTCTACAGCGCGGTCGAAGAGACGGCGAAGGCGGATCTGGAACGGGTGCTGGCCATCAATCTGGTCGGCACCTTCATGGGCATGAAGGCGGTCATCCCCGGCATGAAGGCGGCGGGCGGCGGCGCCATCGTCAACATTTCCTCGGTGAACGGCCTGCGCGGCACGGCCGGCATGGCGGCCTACGATGCCAGCAAGTGGGGCGTGCGCGGGATCAGCAAGGCCGCCGCGCTGGAACTGGCGCCGTGGAAGATCCGGGTCAACTCGGTGCATCCCGGCGCGATCGACACGCCGATGCTCAACCCTGACGGTGCGCTCGACTCTGCCCAGATGGCACGCGATTACGCCATCGCCTACGGTCGCGTCGGCGAGCCGGACGAGGTAGGCCATGCCAGCCTCTTTCTGGCCAGCGACGACGCCTCGTACATCACCGGCGCGGAACTTGCCGTCGATGGCGCATGGTCGTCCGGCCTTCTCGTCAACTCGGCGACGCTCGGCCATACTGAGTGA
- a CDS encoding N-acyl-D-amino-acid deacylase family protein, which produces MEHDLIIRNGTVADGSGGALYVADVALRGERIVAVGKVAGRAPREIDAMGKLVTPGFVDIHTHYDGQVIWENRLHPSSGHGVTTVVMGNCGVGFAPCRAQDRARLVRLMEGVEDIPDVVLTEGLSWAWESYPDYLDAVEARPHDINMASYLPHSALRVFVMGERAAAGEDATPEDRARMADITREAIRAGAMGVSTSRTLFHRSSDGGLVPTLDAGIDELHALGAALQAEGRGILQIANDYKGNTDIDGEFALMARVARETGRPLTLPMAQVHSDPQAWRHILKLVSDANAQGLTVTAQALPRGIGLLYGLELSMHPFVFTEAYRAIASLPLRDRLARMRDPAVRREIIAGDPGDPAAPLMGFVRRFDNMYEMSDPLDYEPCAETSVAARAQRLGVPPEALAYDLLLNRSDQAAFFMPFANYADGNLDVALELFRHQHVVPGLGDGGAHYGVICDASYPTFLLTHWTRDRQRGERIGVAEAVKAMARDTALMVGLEDRGLIAPGYRADINVIDYDRLALHAPTIAFDLPANGRRLTQRADGYVATIVNGEIVYSNGAPTGALPGRLIRGPQPAPAQAIPDAAAEA; this is translated from the coding sequence ATGGAACATGATCTCATCATCCGCAACGGAACGGTGGCGGATGGCAGCGGCGGCGCACTCTACGTAGCCGATGTGGCGCTGCGCGGCGAGCGCATCGTCGCGGTCGGCAAGGTTGCGGGACGGGCGCCGCGCGAAATCGACGCGATGGGGAAGCTCGTGACACCCGGTTTCGTCGATATCCACACCCATTATGATGGACAGGTGATCTGGGAGAATCGCCTCCACCCCTCGTCCGGCCACGGCGTTACCACCGTGGTGATGGGCAATTGCGGCGTCGGCTTCGCGCCGTGCCGGGCCCAGGATCGCGCGCGGCTGGTGCGGCTGATGGAAGGGGTCGAGGACATTCCCGACGTGGTGCTCACGGAAGGACTGAGTTGGGCGTGGGAGAGCTATCCCGACTATCTCGACGCGGTCGAGGCGCGACCGCACGACATCAACATGGCCAGCTACCTGCCCCATTCGGCGCTGCGCGTGTTCGTGATGGGCGAGCGCGCCGCCGCCGGCGAGGACGCCACACCGGAGGATCGCGCGCGCATGGCGGACATCACGCGCGAAGCCATACGGGCGGGCGCGATGGGCGTGTCGACCTCACGGACGCTGTTCCATCGCTCCAGCGACGGCGGGCTCGTTCCCACCCTCGACGCGGGCATCGATGAACTTCACGCGCTGGGCGCCGCGCTGCAAGCGGAGGGTCGGGGCATTCTCCAGATCGCGAACGACTATAAGGGCAACACAGATATCGACGGCGAATTCGCGCTGATGGCCCGGGTGGCGCGCGAGACGGGGCGGCCGCTCACCCTGCCGATGGCGCAGGTCCATTCCGACCCGCAGGCATGGCGTCACATCCTCAAGTTGGTGAGCGACGCCAACGCGCAAGGCCTGACGGTAACGGCGCAGGCGCTGCCACGCGGCATCGGCCTACTGTACGGCCTCGAACTCTCGATGCACCCCTTCGTATTCACCGAGGCCTATCGGGCAATCGCGAGCCTGCCGCTCCGCGATCGCCTCGCCCGCATGCGCGACCCGGCCGTGCGCCGGGAGATCATCGCGGGCGATCCGGGCGATCCGGCCGCGCCGCTGATGGGCTTCGTCCGCCGTTTCGACAATATGTACGAGATGAGCGACCCGCTGGATTACGAGCCGTGCGCCGAAACCTCGGTCGCGGCGCGCGCGCAGCGGCTGGGCGTGCCGCCGGAAGCGCTGGCCTATGACCTGCTGCTCAATCGCAGCGATCAGGCCGCCTTCTTCATGCCCTTCGCGAATTATGCCGACGGCAATCTCGATGTCGCGCTGGAACTGTTCCGTCATCAACATGTCGTGCCGGGCCTTGGCGACGGCGGCGCGCATTACGGCGTGATCTGCGACGCCAGCTATCCCACCTTCCTGCTGACCCACTGGACGCGGGATCGCCAGCGCGGCGAGCGCATCGGCGTGGCGGAGGCGGTGAAGGCGATGGCGCGCGATACCGCCCTGATGGTTGGGCTGGAGGATCGCGGCCTGATCGCGCCGGGCTATCGCGCCGACATCAACGTCATCGACTATGATCGATTGGCGCTGCACGCGCCGACGATCGCCTTCGACCTGCCGGCGAACGGCCGGCGCCTCACCCAGCGGGCGGACGGCTACGTCGCCACGATCGTCAACGGCGAGATCGTCTACAGCAACGGCGCGCCGACCGGCGCCCTGCCCGGTCGCCTCATCCGGGGGCCTCAGCCGGCACCTGCCCAAGCGATACCGGACGCCGCGGCCGAAGCCTGA
- a CDS encoding MaoC/PaaZ C-terminal domain-containing protein has product MIEGVRIGDVTAGDILPEISLRVTYEKIVMTPMATWDLFPGHSDPFFAQQQGQQSIYLNTLALQGFADRVATDWAGPATFVARRKMVMKASVYPGDTLTGSGRVVGHAVEGGRRRIDLVIRLATQAGTVCDVQSSILLPVASA; this is encoded by the coding sequence ATGATCGAGGGTGTTCGCATCGGCGACGTGACCGCGGGAGACATCCTGCCCGAGATATCGCTGCGCGTGACATACGAGAAGATCGTGATGACACCCATGGCGACCTGGGATCTGTTTCCCGGTCATAGCGATCCGTTCTTCGCGCAGCAGCAGGGGCAGCAGTCGATCTACCTCAACACCCTGGCCCTGCAGGGTTTCGCCGATCGCGTCGCGACGGACTGGGCGGGGCCGGCCACGTTCGTCGCGCGCAGGAAGATGGTGATGAAGGCCTCCGTCTATCCTGGTGACACGCTCACAGGCTCGGGCCGTGTCGTCGGCCATGCGGTCGAGGGCGGCCGGCGGCGGATCGATCTCGTGATTCGTCTGGCAACGCAGGCCGGAACGGTGTGCGACGTGCAGAGCAGCATCCTACTCCCCGTCGCGTCGGCCTGA
- a CDS encoding flavin-containing monooxygenase has protein sequence MTDPTPAAARAPRKARRIGIIGAGPGGMAAAIRFRAAGYDDIVIWEKADGVGGTWFHNRYPGLACDVPSHLYSFSFDLNPRWSRAYAPQPEILAYMSGIPDRHGLWPHIRLSTEVRDATWDHAAAHWTVSLASGETEDVDILVSAQGMFNLIKWPAIAGLDDFGGALFHSARWRDDVSLDGKRVAVIGTAASAVQMVPVIAGQVAQLDLYQRTPNWVLPKNDPIFDDAVLAARQADGALVARERSRLHDEMDDMCNWTQLQDDGPFVELCRQNLAIVEDPELRRRLTPDFNWGCTRPLFSNDFYAAFNRANVGLITGGATRITPQGIVDRDGMERDYDVIICATGYEVDRFLSAIPVRGSDGIDIADAWADGAQAYLGVVTAGFPNLFMSFGPNTNNCSLIAMAEMEAAYMVRCVEWMDANDAAWMDVKPEVQARYNDKLQADIGRVWVWQGGCHNYYATASGRIVTQYPLNMRSYRDSTAIVDPDAFEVGMHAMA, from the coding sequence ATGACAGACCCCACCCCCGCCGCCGCCCGCGCGCCACGGAAAGCCCGTCGGATCGGCATCATCGGTGCCGGCCCCGGCGGCATGGCGGCGGCCATCCGCTTCAGGGCGGCAGGCTATGACGATATCGTGATCTGGGAGAAGGCCGATGGCGTGGGCGGCACCTGGTTCCACAATCGCTATCCCGGCCTGGCCTGCGACGTGCCCTCCCACCTCTACTCCTTCTCCTTCGATCTCAATCCGCGCTGGTCGCGCGCGTACGCGCCGCAGCCGGAAATCCTCGCGTACATGAGCGGCATTCCCGACCGGCACGGACTGTGGCCGCACATCCGCCTCTCGACCGAGGTTCGCGACGCCACCTGGGACCATGCAGCGGCACATTGGACCGTCTCACTCGCATCGGGCGAGACCGAGGATGTCGATATCCTCGTCAGCGCGCAGGGCATGTTCAACCTCATCAAATGGCCCGCGATTGCCGGCCTCGACGATTTCGGCGGCGCGCTGTTCCATTCCGCGCGCTGGCGCGACGACGTCTCGCTGGATGGAAAGCGCGTCGCGGTCATCGGCACCGCGGCCAGCGCCGTGCAGATGGTGCCGGTGATCGCCGGGCAGGTGGCGCAGCTCGATCTGTATCAGCGCACGCCCAATTGGGTACTCCCGAAGAACGACCCGATCTTCGACGATGCGGTCCTCGCCGCCCGCCAGGCCGATGGCGCGCTGGTCGCGCGGGAACGAAGCCGGCTGCATGACGAGATGGACGACATGTGCAACTGGACCCAGCTTCAGGATGACGGCCCGTTCGTCGAACTGTGCCGGCAGAACCTCGCGATAGTCGAAGATCCGGAACTCCGTCGCAGGCTGACGCCGGATTTCAACTGGGGTTGCACGAGGCCGCTCTTCTCGAACGATTTCTACGCGGCGTTCAACCGCGCGAACGTCGGCCTGATCACCGGCGGCGCGACGCGCATCACGCCGCAAGGCATCGTCGACCGGGACGGCATGGAGCGCGATTATGACGTCATCATCTGCGCGACCGGCTATGAGGTCGATCGCTTCCTCTCCGCCATTCCCGTGCGCGGTAGCGACGGCATAGACATCGCGGATGCCTGGGCCGACGGAGCGCAGGCCTATCTCGGCGTCGTGACGGCGGGCTTTCCCAATCTGTTCATGAGCTTCGGGCCGAACACCAACAATTGTTCGCTGATCGCGATGGCGGAAATGGAGGCCGCCTACATGGTGCGCTGCGTAGAATGGATGGATGCCAACGACGCGGCGTGGATGGATGTCAAGCCAGAGGTACAGGCACGCTACAATGACAAGCTTCAGGCGGATATAGGCCGCGTCTGGGTCTGGCAGGGTGGTTGCCACAATTACTATGCAACCGCGAGCGGCCGGATCGTCACGCAATATCCGCTGAATATGCGAAGCTATCGCGACAGCACGGCGATCGTCGACCCCGACGCGTTCGAGGTCGGCATGCACGCGATGGCGTAG
- a CDS encoding FAS1-like dehydratase domain-containing protein yields the protein MSADEPIRDRTAPTQGSYEEGKALLGRRSSTNFGSHPASAVRSHQFLALIEDANASYWDEATAIRLWGRPVAPPAMLQALTMPLPWLPDRQVELDYMLMKLPLPGSTLINISTEVEYHRPIYLGETLNFWDVATDISEEKETRLGIGRFVTTVSTYQNDTGEVVATLTNIQFRYEPRKPA from the coding sequence ATGAGCGCCGACGAACCGATCCGGGACCGCACCGCCCCCACGCAGGGAAGCTACGAGGAGGGCAAGGCGCTGCTGGGCCGCCGCTCGTCGACCAACTTCGGCTCGCATCCGGCCAGCGCGGTGCGATCGCACCAGTTCCTCGCGCTGATCGAGGATGCGAACGCCAGCTACTGGGACGAGGCGACGGCGATCCGCCTCTGGGGCCGTCCCGTCGCGCCGCCGGCGATGCTGCAGGCGCTGACGATGCCGCTGCCCTGGCTGCCGGATCGGCAGGTGGAGCTGGACTATATGCTGATGAAGCTGCCGCTGCCTGGCAGCACGCTGATCAACATATCGACCGAGGTGGAGTATCACCGTCCGATCTACCTGGGCGAGACGCTGAACTTCTGGGATGTGGCGACCGACATATCTGAGGAAAAGGAAACGCGCCTCGGTATCGGCCGGTTCGTGACCACCGTCTCCACGTACCAGAACGACACCGGCGAGGTGGTGGCGACGCTGACGAATATTCAGTTTCGCTACGAACCGAGGAAGCCGGCATGA